The Malus sylvestris chromosome 12, drMalSylv7.2, whole genome shotgun sequence genome contains a region encoding:
- the LOC126592596 gene encoding protein NRT1/ PTR FAMILY 8.1-like produces MADDDLYTNDGTLDIHKNPANKKKTGNWKACRFILGNECCERLAYYGMSTNLVNYLEKRLGMGNVTAATSVSNWSGTCYATPLIGAFLADAYLGRYWTIAIFSIVYVLGMTLLTLTASINGLKPHCDSSGCNATASQRAACFVALYLIAVGTGGIKPCVSSFGADQFDETDETERKKKSSFFNWFYMSINVGALIASTVLVWMQMNVGWNWGFGVPAVAMGIAVVFFFLGSKLYRLQKPGGSPLTRIAQVVAASIRKCKVKVPADKSLLYEIADEECNIQGSRKLEHTNKLGFFDKAAVESETYRAKELPSPWSLCTVTQVEELKSIIRLLPIWASGIVFATVYGQMSTMFVLQGNTLDQHMGPNFKIPSASLSLFDTVSVIFWNTIYDRLIVPLARHFTGHERGFSTLQRMGIGLALSIFSMVVAGVLEVVRLATVKKYNYYDLEYIPMSIFWQVPQYFIIGCAEVFTFIGQMEFFYDQAPDAMRSLCSALSLTTVALGNYLSTLLVTVVTKVTTKNGNLGWIPDNLNRGHLDYFYWLLAILSVINFLVYLWIAKWYTYKKVTGCAQ; encoded by the exons ATGGCGGATGATGATCTTTACACGAACGATGGGACTCTGGACATCCATAAAAACCCGGCTAACAAGAAGAAGACTGGAAACTGGAAGGCATGCCGCTTTATTCTCG GAAATGAGTGCTGTGAAAGATTGGCATACTATGGAATGAGTACCAATCTAGTGAACTATCTCGAGAAACGTCTCGGCATGGGAAATGTCACTGCAGCAACCAGCGTCTCTAATTGGTCAGGGACGTGCTACGCGACACCATTGATAGGAGCCTTCCTAGCTGATGCATACTTGGGAAGATATTGGACAATTGCCATCTTTTCAATCGTTTATGTTCTT GGTATGACACTCTTGACCCTCACTGCATCTATCAATGGATTAAAACCGCATTGCGATAGCTCTGGTTGCAACGCAACAGCATCCCAAAGAGCGGCCTGCTTTGTAGCTCTGTACTTGATTGCAGTAGGTACTGGTGGAATCAAGCCATGCGTTTCATCCTTTGGCGCAGATCAATTTGATGAAACTGACGAGactgagaggaagaagaagagctcCTTCTTCAACTGGTTTTACATGTCAATCAATGTCGGTGCGCTTATTGCTTCCACAGTTTTGGTCTGGATGCAAATGAATGTGGGATGGAATTGGGGGTTCGGAGTCCCAGCTGTTGCAATGGGGATTGCAGTTGTGTTCTTTTTCTTGGGAAGCAAGTTATATCGTCTTCAGAAACCAGGCGGGAGTCCCCTCACAAGGATTGCTCAGGTGGTTGCTGCATCCATCAGGAAATGCAAAGTGAAAGTTCCTGCTGACAAGTCTCTTCTCTATGAGATTGCAGATGAGGAGTGCAACATCCAAGGAAGCCGGAAGCTTGAGCACACCAACAAATTAGG aTTCTTTGACAAGGCAGCCGTGGAGTCAGAGACATACCGTGCCAAGGAATTGCCAAGCCCATGGAGCCTCTGCACAGTGACACAAGTAGAGGAGCTGAAATCCATCATCAGACTCCTCCCCATCTGGGCGTCCGGTATAGTCTTCGCCACCGTCTACGGCCAAATGAGCACAATGTTTGTCCTCCAAGGCAACACCCTAGACCAACACATGGGCCCAAACTTCAAAATCCCATCagcctccctctccctcttcgaCACTGTCAGCGTCATCTTCTGG aacacGATATACGACAGGCTCATCGTCCCCCTCGCCAGGCACTTCACGGGCCACGAACGAGGCTTCTCGACGCTTCAACGGATGGGAATCGGCCTAGCACTCTCCATATTCTCCATGGTTGTTGCTGGGGTTTTGGAGGTCGTTAGGCTTGCCactgtaaaaaaatataattactaCGACCTGGAGTACATTCCCATGTCGATTTTCTGGCAGGTCCCGCAGTATTTCATCATTGGGTGTGCTGAGGTTTTCACCTTCATTGGGCAGATGGAGTTTTTTTACGACCAGGCTCCTGACGCCATGAGAAGCTTGTGCTCTGCACTGTCACTGACCACTGTTGCACTGGGGAATTACCTCAGCACTCTGCTAGTAACTGTGGTAACTAAAGTTACCACGAAGAATGGGAATCTTGGGTGGATTCCGGATAACCTTAACAGGGGACACCTGGACTATTTTTATTGGCTGTTGGCTATTCTGAGCGTTATTAATTTCTTGGTGTACCTCTGGATTGCTAAGTGGTACACTTACAAGAAGGTGACTGGTTGTGCTCAATGA
- the LOC126592265 gene encoding protein NRT1/ PTR FAMILY 8.1-like translates to MIQTSCESQTVIIIYLIGMTLLTLSASIQGLKPPCDNNNVCHPSGLQTGVFFTGFYLIALGTGGIKPCVSSFGADQFDDSDDAEKKNKSSFFNWFYFSINIGALVASSVLVWIQTNVGWSWGFGIPAVAIALAVVSFFSGTRLYRNQIPGGSPLTRICQVIVASFRKYRVRVPRDKSLLYETADEESVVKGSRKLDHTDQLSFLDKAAVETQSDKVKGSAMPWRLCTVTQVEELKSLIRLFPIWATGIIFSAVYSQMGTLFVLQGNTMDLHVSKSFEIPSASLSLFEIVSVIFWVPVYDRVIVPFVRRFTGRNNGFTQLQRIAVGLVISIFAMLAAGALELVRLREVRKHNYYDLKHVPMSIFWQVPQYFIIGCAEVFTFIGQLEFFYEQAPDAMRSLCSALSLTTAALGNYLSTMLVNIVTDVSTKDGKPGWISDNLNYGHLHYFFWLLALLSVVNLGFYLLVARWYTYKMAVVPSH, encoded by the exons ATGATTCAGacatcgtgtgag TCTCAAACTGTTATAATTATTTATCTTATT GGAATGACTTTATTGACCTTATCAGCATCGATCCAAGGACTAAAACCACCTTGTGACAACAACAATGTGTGCCATCCCTCAGGGTTACAAACAGGGGTGTTCTTCACAGGGTTTTACCTCATAGCACTTGGAACTGGAGGCATAAAGCCTTGTGTCTCATCATTTGGAGCAGACCAATTTGATGACTCCGATGAtgccgaaaaaaaaaacaagagctCATTCTTCAATTGGTTCTATTTCTCAATCAACATTGGTGCCCTTGTGGCTTCCTCTGTGCTTGTTTGGATACAAACAAACGTTGGATGGAGCTGGGGCTTTGGCATCCCAGCCGTGGCTATAGCACTTGCTGTTGTGAGCTTCTTTTCGGGCACTCGATTGTACAGAAACCAGATTCCCGGTGGGAGTCCCCTCACTCGCATTTGCCAGGTGATTGTTGCATCCTTCAGGAAGTACCGTGTTCGAGTTCCTCGTGACAAGTCTCTCTTGTATGAGACTGCCGACGAGGAATCTGTTGTCAAAGGAAGCCGGAAGCTTGATCACACTGACCAGCTAAG TTTCTTGGACAAGGCGGCGGTAGAGACACAGTCAGATAAAGTCAAGGGCTCAGCGATGCCATGGAGGCTCTGCACTGTGACACAAGTGGAAGAGCTCAAGTCCCTCATAAGGTTGTTTCCCATATGGGCCACTGGTATAATCTTCTCAGCCGTCTACAGTCAAATGGGAACATTGTTTGTGCTCCAAGGCAACACAATGGACCTCCATGTCAGCAAATCCTTCGAAATCCCATCCGCCTCGCTCTCCCTCTTTGAGATCGTCAGTGTCATCTTCTGGGTTCCAGTTTACGACCGTGTGATAGTCCCGTTTGTGCGAAGATTCACGGGCAGAAACAACGGCTTCACCCAACTCCAAAGAATAGCAGTTGGGCTAGTAATCTCCATCTTTGCCATGCTTGCCGCGGGGGCTTTGGAGCTTGTGAGACTTCGTGAAGTTCGAAAACACAACTACTATGACCTAAAGCATGTACCCATGTCGATTTTTTGGCAAGTTCCTCAGTATTTTATTATAGGGTGTGCTGAGGTTTTCACATTTATTGGGCAACTGGAGTTTTTCTATGAGCAGGCTCCTGATGCAATGAGAAGTTTGTGTTCTGCTCTTTCACTTACAACTGCTGCTTTGGGGAACTATTTGAGTACAATGCTGGTGAACATTGTGACTGATGTAAGCACTAAGGATGGGAAGCCGGGATGGATTTCGGACAACTTGAATTATGGGCACCTTCACTACTTCTTCTGGCTTCTGGCTTTGTTGAGTGTGGTGAATTTAGGGTTTTATCTTTTGGTTGCTAGATGGTACACTTACAAGATGGCAGTAGTACCTAGTCATTGA